AATCAACGGCGCCGTGGGCAACTACAACGCCCACATCGCCGCTTACCCCGAAGTGGACTGGGCCCGCCTGGCCGAAGGCTTCGTCACCGGCCTGGGCCTGGAATGGAATCCCTACACCACCCAGATCGAACCCCACGACTACATGGCGGAATACTTCCACGCTGTCGCACGCTTCAACACCGTGCTGCTGGACTTCAGCCGCGACGTGTGGGGCTATATTGCCTTGGGTTATTTCCGCCAGCGGGTGCTCAGCAACGAGGTGGGCTCGTCCACCATGCCCCACAAGGTCAATCCCATCGACTTTGAAAACGCCGAAGGCAACCTGGGCATCGCCAATGCACTGTTCGAACACCTGGCCGCCAAGCTGCCGGTGTCGCGCTGGCAGCGCGACCTCAGCGATTCCACCGTGCTGCGCAATCTTGGTGTGGGCATCGCCCATTCCAGCATCGCTTACGGCTCGGCACTCAAGGGCATCGCCAAATTGCAGGCCGACACCACCCGCATCGCCATGGATCTGGACAAGGCCTGGGAAGTGATGGCGGAAGCCGTGCAAACCGTGATGCGCCGCTACGGCATAGAAGAACCTTACGAAAAGCTCAAGGCACTGACCCGCGGCCAGGACGTCACCCGCGAGCTGCTGCACACCTTTGTTCTGAGCCTGAGCATACCAGAGTCCGAAAAAACACGCCTGCTGGCACTCGCGCCGAACAGCTACACCGGAACCGCAGCCCGGCAGGCACGGAATTTATAAATCCGTATTTTTCAACGCGCCAGTGCTGGCCACCGTAAGGGGCTGCTCTATCACCAGGCGGTTGAAAGGCCGCACCAGCTCGGTCACATAGCGCTGCACGCCTTCTACATAAGCGAAGTGTTGCGGCCGGCGCACTTTGCGCGACGCCCTGAGGCCGATGTTATAGGCCACCAGCGCCGCTTCGTCGCTGTGGGTTTTTTTTCGCAGGATTTTCAAAAAGGCCGATCCCACGCGAATGTTGAATTCATCGTCACTGAGCAAGCGCGCAATGAGCAACTCATCGGCAGGGAAACGCCCCAGCTCCGGATGATGCCGCAGCACATCGCGGGCAGCGCTCACTTTGACTTGCATCACACCGTAGGAACGCTTGCCCACCCGGGCCGTCATG
This is a stretch of genomic DNA from Gammaproteobacteria bacterium. It encodes these proteins:
- a CDS encoding adenylosuccinate lyase; protein product: MDLSSLTALSPIDGRYGAKTADMRPIFSEYGLMRHRVNVEIRWLQTLAEHPDIPEVPPLSAHANHILDAIVANFDLDDAQRIKNIESTTNHDVKAVEYYLKEKIAGNAELEAVSEFIHFACTSEDINNLAYGCMLREARAQIVLPQMSDLIDAVTRLAHDHAGVAMLSRTHGQSASPTTLGKEMANFAYRLRRQRAQLAAVPLLGKINGAVGNYNAHIAAYPEVDWARLAEGFVTGLGLEWNPYTTQIEPHDYMAEYFHAVARFNTVLLDFSRDVWGYIALGYFRQRVLSNEVGSSTMPHKVNPIDFENAEGNLGIANALFEHLAAKLPVSRWQRDLSDSTVLRNLGVGIAHSSIAYGSALKGIAKLQADTTRIAMDLDKAWEVMAEAVQTVMRRYGIEEPYEKLKALTRGQDVTRELLHTFVLSLSIPESEKTRLLALAPNSYTGTAARQARNL
- a CDS encoding lytic transglycosylase domain-containing protein; this encodes MAPMVLTGIMVAVTQPLPVESGFNVSAFCALKEASERALPAPVSRPVLDKTWLASLNNSIGDVVPPERHSFWNPLGKAYLTSEQEYLLKLAYRMGREDGDARHAELVQAVLMQETIAGLLGRIGHMTARVGKRSYGVMQVKVSAARDVLRHHPELGRFPADELLIARLLSDDEFNIRVGSAFLKILRKKTHSDEAALVAYNIGLRASRKVRRPQHFAYVEGVQRYVTELVRPFNRLVIEQPLTVASTGALKNTDL